CATGGTGGTATTAATTACCTTAGAAACCAAAGTGGGTGAAGTCGAAGGGATGACGAATCTTTGTATTCCCTACATTACCATTGAACCCATCATTAACAAACTTTCGGCTCAGTACTGGTATTCCTCGATTCGTAAAGGGGAAGTGGATGAAAACCGTGCCGTCATCCAAGAGCGACTCGACCAAGTCAAAATCCCTCTGATTTCGGAAGTGGGAAGTGTGGACATCTCTTTAAATGATTTGATGAACTTACACGTAGGCGATGTGATTAAATTAGAAAACACCCCCATCAAAACCGATCTTATGGTAAAGGTGGGGGATCGCAGTAAATTTAAGGCCACACCAGGAAGAGTCGGAAACCGTCTTGCCATCCAAATTGGAGACAGCATCGAAGACATTCCAGACGAACTCCTTGGCTCTACACGTTCGGAACAAGAATACTAATCTTTTTCGCTAAACAGAGTTTATGCGAAAATATTTACCTTTCAAACCAGTTAGTTCCTTCTTGATGAGATTGGTTTGTCTCCTTTCCCGATTTGGAATTCTGGTTTTTTTCCTCGTTAGTATTTCGATCCATGCCAAACCCAAAAAAACTTTGGTAAAACTAGAAGGAAAATCTTCTCGGATTCGCCAAACGATTGTTTTATCGATCGATGGATTCCCGGCTTATTACTTAACGGATCCCAAATTCAGATCTTATTTTCCCCATTTAAGCGAACTTTTCCAAAAGTATGGAGTTCATGAAATTGAAACCGTCAATCCATCGGTAACTTATCCGGCCCATACATCTATGGTTACGGGTTTGGATCCGGCAGAACATGGAATTTATAATAATACACTTTCCGACCCTTTTGAGAAAAATGATGGGGGATGGATGTGGTATGCAGAAGACATCCAAGTTCCCACACTTTGGGATTTGGCAAAAGAGAATCGGAAAACCACTGCCAATGTATTTTGGCCCGTGACAGTGGGTGCAGGAATTGACTGGAACCTTCCCCAATATTGGAGGAAGAAAATTCCAGAAGACGACAAACTCCTACGAGTGCTTTCCACTAAGGATTTGCATAAAGAAGCAGAACTTGCCATCGGATCTCCGTTAAACGATGTCGCCAAAGATGAAATTAAATTGAAAACAGCGACTTGGCTCTTTCACAAGAAAAAACCTGATCTACTATTTGTTTATACGACGGATTTGGATACAAACCACCACGGCTATGGACCCGGTTCGGAAAAAGCCTTGTTACGTTTGGTGGAACTGGACAAGGCCATCGATGAATTTTTGCAATCTGTTGGAGCATTCACTTCAAAAGGGCCAGCGGTTGTCATTGTTTCTGACCACGGCTTCCATTCTGCAGACTTTGTTTGTGCCCCGAATGTGATTCTGAAACAAAAAGGTTATATCAATGAGGAGACGGGAACCTACCAACTCACGTTTAAAAGTTCTGGTGGTAGCTCCATACTTTTGCCGGCACCGAATGCGGTGATCTCGCCATCGGAACTCGAAGGGGTCATCACCGAAATTCTCCAAGTCTGTCCCGGCTCCGAATGGGTTTCGGCAACGCCAACGTCTGCTAGTCTGC
The sequence above is drawn from the Leptospira sp. WS4.C2 genome and encodes:
- a CDS encoding alkaline phosphatase family protein, translating into MRLVCLLSRFGILVFFLVSISIHAKPKKTLVKLEGKSSRIRQTIVLSIDGFPAYYLTDPKFRSYFPHLSELFQKYGVHEIETVNPSVTYPAHTSMVTGLDPAEHGIYNNTLSDPFEKNDGGWMWYAEDIQVPTLWDLAKENRKTTANVFWPVTVGAGIDWNLPQYWRKKIPEDDKLLRVLSTKDLHKEAELAIGSPLNDVAKDEIKLKTATWLFHKKKPDLLFVYTTDLDTNHHGYGPGSEKALLRLVELDKAIDEFLQSVGAFTSKGPAVVIVSDHGFHSADFVCAPNVILKQKGYINEETGTYQLTFKSSGGSSILLPAPNAVISPSELEGVITEILQVCPGSEWVSATPTSASLPRGLGLQTQLGQNEILPDPGKSLEEKIHPSTWGVLRTSQKLFFSGTRKGEVFSKSPVPIHGHGYWNSLPEMKTIGLVYDPRGKEHSFQSVKDVFGIVKDLLDLKEKKNKGTESKSK